The nucleotide sequence ATCCCGGTCTTGCGCAAGCTCGTCGAGGAAGAAGGCGTGGACATGGTGAACTGCGCCCGCACGCGGACGCGGCCCGCGGCGATGCCGCTGCCGAACTACCTGGCGAACCGGTCCTTCGCGGCGCTCGCGCACCTGATGCACGGCATCCCGACGTGCGACGTACACAGCGGCATGCGGGCGTACCGGTCGAGTATGGTCCGCGCCTTCGATTTCGACGGCGAGGGCGACGCGTTGCCCATCGATACGCTGCTCTTCCCGGCGAAATGCGGCTACCGCGTGGTCGAGATGCCGATCGACTACCAGGAGCGCGTGGGACAATCGAAGCTCCGGAAAATCGCCGGCACGGTCTGGACGATGATCCGACTCGTGAACGCGCTGCCCGTGGGGCGACGCGGTTCGTCCCGGTACGAGGTTCGTTAACGCGGCGTGGTCGGCGCGGTGCTCGGGGGGGGCGAGCTGTCGCCGGAGAGCAGCGACAGCCCGGCCACGATGGTCCCGATGCCGAGGAGCGCGAGCAGGACGATCACGAGCGCCGAGCCCTGGCGGGGCTCCGCGGGCCGGACCGTCACGGGCAGGACCTCGGGCGGGGCCATGGCCGCCTCCCGGATCTCGGGCGGGATGCGGTCGGAGATCTCCTTCAACGAGCCGAGCTTCGGCCGGCGCGTCGAGCCCGTGCCCGAGCTCGCGCCGAGCGGCCGCGATCCGGGCGAAGAGCCACGCTGGGCGACGAGCGGGAACGAGGTGCGGCTCGTGCGCTCCTCGCCCTCCACCCCGAGCGCGCGCTCGAACTCGTCGGCGAGCTCCTTGGCCCCGGTGAACCGCGCGGTGGGATCCCGCTGGAGGGCCTTGGTGAAGAAGGCGTCGACCGTGCTGGGCAGGCCGGGGACGAGGGTGGTGATGGGCTCGAAGCGCCCCTCCTCGATGGCGTTGCCGAAGGCCTCGAGGTTCTGCCCGCTGAAGGGCGCGCGGCCGCTGAGCGCGTAATAGGCGAGGACCGCGAGGGCCCAGAGGTCGGAGCGGAAATCGACGTCCTTCTGGCCGAAGATCTGCTCCGGGCTCATGAACTCGGGCGAGATCATGGTCGTCGCGTCGCTCGTGGTCCGGCCCATCGAGGAGATCCCGGCGCGCACGGAGAGGCCGAGGTCGAGGACCTTGGCGTCGAACTCGCCGTTCTCGTTTTCGGTGAGGAAGACGTTGCTCGGCTTGAGGTTGCGGTGGACGAGGCCGAGCAGGTGCGCCTTGCCGAGGCCCTTGGCGAGCTGCGAGACGAGGCGCGCCGCCTCCTTGGGGGACATCGGGCCGCTCTTCTGGAGGCGCGCGCCGAGGTCTTCCCCGTCGTAGAGCTCCATCACGAGGTACGGCATCCCGTTGCGGGTGAGGCCGTGCTCGAGGACCTGCGCGACGTGCGGGCTCTTGATCTGCCGCGCGGCGACGTCCGCCTCGCGCTGGAACCGGTGGAGGGGCGAGGAGTTCCGCGACAAAGCGCGCCCCATCAGCTTGACGGCGACTTCCTTGCCGAGGCCCACGTGCTCGGCGACCCAGACCTGGGATTTGCCCTCCGTCCCGAGGTGCCTCGAGAGCCGCATCTTGGGAGTGATCTGGTCTCCTTCCAACATCTCGCTTCCGTGGCGCGGTTCCCCGGGGACGTGAGCCCTGCCGGCGCAGGGAGGGCTCACTCGGTCGCCTCGAAGTTACACCACGCAGCGCGCGCAAAGTAAAGAAGCGCGCCCCGCCGCGCTCGGTTTCAAGGGGCAGGCAAGGACACGTCCGCCGGCGCCACACCCACGGCGACCGCCGGATAATTGGCGCTCTTCGTGCGACCGGCGCGCTGCGTGGCAAAAAGCAAGGTGAAGGAGGGGCCAACGACGACGCAGGGCTCGCCCGGGCCAAGCGAGCTGCCG is from Polyangium spumosum and encodes:
- a CDS encoding serine/threonine-protein kinase; the protein is MLEGDQITPKMRLSRHLGTEGKSQVWVAEHVGLGKEVAVKLMGRALSRNSSPLHRFQREADVAARQIKSPHVAQVLEHGLTRNGMPYLVMELYDGEDLGARLQKSGPMSPKEAARLVSQLAKGLGKAHLLGLVHRNLKPSNVFLTENENGEFDAKVLDLGLSVRAGISSMGRTTSDATTMISPEFMSPEQIFGQKDVDFRSDLWALAVLAYYALSGRAPFSGQNLEAFGNAIEEGRFEPITTLVPGLPSTVDAFFTKALQRDPTARFTGAKELADEFERALGVEGEERTSRTSFPLVAQRGSSPGSRPLGASSGTGSTRRPKLGSLKEISDRIPPEIREAAMAPPEVLPVTVRPAEPRQGSALVIVLLALLGIGTIVAGLSLLSGDSSPPPSTAPTTPR